One window of Magallana gigas chromosome 2, xbMagGiga1.1, whole genome shotgun sequence genomic DNA carries:
- the LOC136273179 gene encoding uncharacterized protein isoform X5: MSLVVQSRGSTDGESKAGCVLGIAMDDVAAQIFLLERELREHFRKLGFYREVPTPELLREAQQVYHTLDWPHQYDDDGDPLPSPPSSSRDEILNPSEAQELDEHALQAPTTYLGQHIRYLVEYLIRPAISDVHKARVLTRWLGRCMNDDYLKYLPRTEWSHPESVAGYIWKLRKRHMDYDEFFQIICKYAGLKAHNIDGCVRNTIKYEIGSDFMEQKKSWTAVLLDGNWRLLDVRWICEAAYGVAKTNWRLIEDEKGKVDTTKAIKENRNTIKTQCRFREFYFLTDPEIFIYDHFPDDDKWQLLARKVSYKEAKEMAALRADFFRNKMVLRTHPKSVIESDDGIVKFVIGLQEDSRMSFVYKLYRSKSSKDPIDPSRKELDRYVFMERDSDESVIRVEIRCPAEGEYLFELHGSQNAESYHALLLTYFIRCTGIKGVITPLPPNIRQEWGPGEDTRDMGMVPVTHKKGQVEADDGDAEITFTLEKDLEFKHDLVKGVEDESVTDGHVVHTIENGKMNISLRLPSPGEYALNVMAKEKFKKTRFAPACSYLISCDDEPLQTKPLPNIGGGHIGSNEKFHELGFKEDNAWTSYINNLVTGEFAMQIHKPHDIFVAATLELEEGNKSETFDNYVICDTQDSKVKVTALFPKSGTYKLTLFARVDTVQDENKHIPIYTKIIEVVLPTLAGMPSPIQSSIPDWCHGYHLKEPRSLYLASGEMTKLSISVPEANTIKVKGHPECHLKPNDEGYWEGYLKTGPPRSTVDLMASESPHGQPFKLLSYQVVSKEELLQIEVEQEQLFQRALDELQTLEEEKYARLLVRLKQAANDRNRQKIQKLLYRVKEIKPDKVDVEIVRAERVLRELVEQEEKDIARKELRKATRMSDIPSLEGALLKVKRLKLPEEDGDISAAEEVLQTLRAPDVSSLHSSRLTRDADVQTLDNSADEEIKEDFTYLAMDSSTPRKTGKTDTSKVPELLRQHLKKRHLMEDEIDAEEIEPSALGALSMIDQEENGDRSYTSRGTGGSRTWKSRAMDVFKKYWHVMKEKSELTRQTLNDDIENEVQRLKHINQMCRKMSRAARRIGLSYNSLIDSEQMFHDILNEPNDQNDSLTEDFCNTSALQQDVITVEEGLKSAFDEFAKSMDNLCAELVTKAEHTARELEKTRLEMATEDLVGYSSKSSLRSDSGVGGSSYRDHPDFVKTSFYAAKNTILEELRSTNATTEEDIRRQLSALQKQMADYHHGNTSSHGGNISGNHSGLFSNSWKY; the protein is encoded by the exons ATGTCTTTGGTAGTACAGAGCCGAGGGAGTACAGATGGAGAATCCAAAG CAGGTTGTGTTTTGGGAATAGCCATGGATGATGTTGCTGCGCAAATATTTCTGCTG GAAAGGGAATTGCGCGAGCACTTCCGGAAGCTTGGGTTTTACCGAGAGGTCCCCACCCCCGAGCTGCTGAGGGAGGCCCAGCAGGTGTACCACACACTCGACTGGCCCCACCAGTATGACGATGACGGGGACCCCCTCCCCAGTCCACCATCCTCCTCCAGGGACGAGATCCTGAATCCCTCCGAGGCCCAAGAACTAGACGAACATGCATTACAG GCTCCGACTACTTACCTGGGTCAACATATCAGATACCTTGTGGAATATCTCATTCGACCAGCTATTAGTGATGTCCATAAAGCACGGGTCCTCACAAG GTGGTTGGGACGATGCATGAATGATGATTACCTTAAGTATCTTCCGAGAACAGAATGGAGTCATCCAGAGTCCGTTGCAGGATATATTTGGAAACTAAGGAAACGACACATGGACTATGACGAGTTCTTCCAAATCATCTGCAA ATATGCTGGTCTTAAGGCTCACAACATTGACGGGTGCGTAAGAAACACGATCAAATACGAAATAGGCAGTGACTTTATGGAGCAGAAAAAGAGCTGGACAGCAGTTTTACTGGACGGAAACTGGCGACTGTTGGACGTACGCTGGATTTGCGAGGCCGCTTATGGAGTCGCCAAAACCAACTGGAGACTCATTGAAGACGAAAAAGGGAAAGTGGATACCACAAAGGCCATTAAAGAAAACCGGAATACAATCAAGACGCAGTGTCGGTTCAGAGAGTTCTACTTTCTGACGGATCCAGAAATCTTTATTTATGATCATTTCCCTGATGACGACAAGTGGCAGTTGTTGGCGCGTAAGGTTTCCTACAAGGAAGCAAAGGAAATGGCAGCTTTAAGGGCAGACTTTTTCAGGAACAAAATGGTTCTTCGAACGCACCCCAAGAGTGTTATTGAAAGTGACGACGGGATTGTGAAGTTTGTTATCGGACTGCAAGAGGATTCACGAATGTCATTTGTTTACAAACTGTATAGGTCTAAGAGTAGCAAGGACCCGATTGATCCGTCCAGAAAAGAACTCGATAGGTACGTCTTCATGGAGAGAGACAGCGACGAGAGTGTGATCCGTGTGGAAATCCGATGCCCGGCAGAAGGAGAGTACCTTTTCGAGTTACACGGGAGTCAGAATGCCGAATCTTACCATGCTTTGCTTCTAACGTACTTTATCAGATGTACTGGGATAAAAGGAGTCATAACCCCACTTCCTCCAAACATCAGACAGGAATGGGGGCCGGGAGAAGACACGAGGGACATGGGCATGGTTCCCGTTACTCATAAAAAGGGACAAGTGGAAGCAGACGACGGAGATGCGGAGATTACCTTTACACTAGAGAAGGACCTTGAGTTCAAACACGACCTTGTCAAGGGTGTCGAGGATGAGTCCGTCACGGATGGTCACGTGGTACACACCATAGAAAACGGAAAGATGAACATCAGCCTGAGACTTCCATCACCTGGAGAGTATGCCCTGAACGTGATGGCGAAAGAAAAGTTTAAGAAGACGAGGTTCGCCCCGGCATGTAGCTATCTGATAAGTTGCGACGACGAGCCGCTACAGACTAAGCCATTGCCAAACATTGGCGGGGGCCATATTGGATCTAACGAAAAATTCCATGAACTGGGATTCAAAGAAGACAACGCCTGGACCTCTTATATAAATAATCTCGTCACGGGAGAATTCGCTATGCAGATTCATAAGCCCCACGATATCTTTGTTGCAGCAACATTGGAGCTTGAAGAAGGGAATAAATCCGAAACCTTTGACAATTATGTAATCTGTGATACCCAAGACAGCAAAGTCAAAGTTACAGCTCTATTCCCCAAAAGTGGCACTTACAAGCTAACGCTGTTTGCAAGGGTTGATACTGTACAAGACGAAAACAAGCACATTCCTATTTACACTAAAATAATCGAAGTCGTTTTGCCTACTTTGGCGGGAATGCCCTCTCCGATTCAATCCAGCATCCCAGACTGGTGTCATGGCTACCATCTCAAGGAACCAAGAAGCCTGTACTTAGCATCTGGAGAGATGACAAAGCTTTCTATATCTGTTCCGGAAGCTAACACTATAAAGGTTAAAGGTCACCCAGAATGTCATCTGAAACCTAACGACGAAGGTTATTGGGAAGGTTATCTCAAGACCGGACCACCAAGAAGCACCGTAGATCTCATGGCCAGCGAGTCCCCGCACGGCCAGCCATTTAAACTACTGTCATACCAG GTTGTTTCAAAAGAAGAACTTCTGCAAATCGAAGTTGAACAAGAGCAACTATTTCAGAGGGCATTAGACGAGCTTCAGACTCTTGAGGAAGAAA AGTATGCCCGGCTGCTCGTCAGATTGAAACAGGCAGCTAATGACAGGAACCGTCAGAAGATACAGAAGCTGTTGTACCGCGTCAAAGAGATAAAACCAGACAAAGTGGACGTGGAGATTGTCAGAGCGGAACGGGTGTTGCGGGAACTGGTCGAACAAGAAG AAAAAGACATTGCCAGGAAGGAGCTCAGAAAAGCGACGAGGATGTCCGATATACCCAGCCTGGAGGGAGCTCTCCTTAAGGTAAAGCGATTGAAACTTCCGGAGGAGGATGGGGACATCTCTGCAGCAGAGGAAGTACTGCAAACTCTCAGAG CCCCAGATGTCAGCAGTCTGCATTCCAGTCGCTTGACGAGAGATGCTGATGTGCAAACTTTGGACAATTCTGCCGATGAAGAGATCAAGGAGGACTTCACGTACTTAGCTATGG ATTCCTCAACACCACGAAAAACGGGTAAAACGGACACATCAAAAGTACCAGAACTGTTACGCCAACATCTAAAGAAACGTCACTTAATGGAGGACGAAATCGACGCAGAGGAGATCGAGCCGTCTGCTCTAGGAGCTTTGTCTATGATTGACCAAGAAGAAAATGGAGACCGAT CGTACACAAGTCGTGGTACTGGGGGGTCTCGAACATGGAAATCTCGAGCAATGGACGTTTTCAAGAAATACTGGCATGTAATGAAGGAAAAATCCGAACTCACTCGTCAAACTCTCAACGACGACATTGAAAACGAGGTTCAAAGACTGAAGCACATTAACCAGATGTGTAGGAAGATGTCACGAGCTGCCCGGCGGATTGGACTGAGCTACAACAGTCTGATAGACAGCGAGCAGATGTTCCACGACATTCTGAACGAACCAAACGACCAGAATGACAGTCTGACGGAGGACTTCTGTAACACGTCTGCTCTACAGCAGGACGTCATAACAGTCGAAGAAGGACTCAAAT CTGCATTTGATGAGTTCGCCAAGAGCATGGACAATCTCTGCGCAGAACTTGTCACCAAGGCAGAACACACGGCCAGGGAACTTGAAAAAACAAG GTTGGAGATGGCGACAGAGGACTTGGTGGGCTACAGCTCCAAGAGTTCCTTGAGAAGCGACTCCGGCGTGGGTGGGTCTAGCTACAGAGACCATCCCGACTTCGTCAAGACGTCGTTCTACGCCGCTAAAAACACCATCCTGGAGGAGCTGCGGTCAACAAATGCGACGACG GAAGAGGATATCAGACGACAACTTTCCGCCCTGCAGAAGCAAATGGCCGACTATCACCATGGAAACACGTCATCCCATGGCGGGAATATCTCCGGAAATCATTCTGGATTGTTCTCCAATTCATGGAAAtattaa
- the LOC136273179 gene encoding uncharacterized protein isoform X1, translating to MSLVVQSRGSTDGESKAGCVLGIAMDDVAAQIFLLERELREHFRKLGFYREVPTPELLREAQQVYHTLDWPHQYDDDGDPLPSPPSSSRDEILNPSEAQELDEHALQAPTTYLGQHIRYLVEYLIRPAISDVHKARVLTRWLGRCMNDDYLKYLPRTEWSHPESVAGYIWKLRKRHMDYDEFFQIICKYAGLKAHNIDGCVRNTIKYEIGSDFMEQKKSWTAVLLDGNWRLLDVRWICEAAYGVAKTNWRLIEDEKGKVDTTKAIKENRNTIKTQCRFREFYFLTDPEIFIYDHFPDDDKWQLLARKVSYKEAKEMAALRADFFRNKMVLRTHPKSVIESDDGIVKFVIGLQEDSRMSFVYKLYRSKSSKDPIDPSRKELDRYVFMERDSDESVIRVEIRCPAEGEYLFELHGSQNAESYHALLLTYFIRCTGIKGVITPLPPNIRQEWGPGEDTRDMGMVPVTHKKGQVEADDGDAEITFTLEKDLEFKHDLVKGVEDESVTDGHVVHTIENGKMNISLRLPSPGEYALNVMAKEKFKKTRFAPACSYLISCDDEPLQTKPLPNIGGGHIGSNEKFHELGFKEDNAWTSYINNLVTGEFAMQIHKPHDIFVAATLELEEGNKSETFDNYVICDTQDSKVKVTALFPKSGTYKLTLFARVDTVQDENKHIPIYTKIIEVVLPTLAGMPSPIQSSIPDWCHGYHLKEPRSLYLASGEMTKLSISVPEANTIKVKGHPECHLKPNDEGYWEGYLKTGPPRSTVDLMASESPHGQPFKLLSYQVVSKEELLQIEVEQEQLFQRALDELQTLEEEKYARLLVRLKQAANDRNRQKIQKLLYRVKEIKPDKVDVEIVRAERVLRELVEQEEKDIARKELRKATRMSDIPSLEGALLKVKRLKLPEEDGDISAAEEVLQTLRDKRDAALGKTRDKSQQTTDSPAPYFYGNHSGVHIYVMPDGRVQHSEMAPDVSSLHSSRLTRDADVQTLDNSADEEIKEDFTYLAMDSSTPRKTGKTDTSKVPELLRQHLKKRHLMEDEIDAEEIEPSALGALSMIDQEENGDRSYTSRGTGGSRTWKSRAMDVFKKYWHVMKEKSELTRQTLNDDIENEVQRLKHINQMCRKMSRAARRIGLSYNSLIDSEQMFHDILNEPNDQNDSLTEDFCNTSALQQDVITVEEGLKSAFDEFAKSMDNLCAELVTKAEHTARELEKTRLEMATEDLVGYSSKSSLRSDSGVGGSSYRDHPDFVKTSFYAAKNTILEELRSTNATTEEDIRRQLSALQKQMADYHHGNTSSHGGNISGNHSGLFSNSWKY from the exons ATGTCTTTGGTAGTACAGAGCCGAGGGAGTACAGATGGAGAATCCAAAG CAGGTTGTGTTTTGGGAATAGCCATGGATGATGTTGCTGCGCAAATATTTCTGCTG GAAAGGGAATTGCGCGAGCACTTCCGGAAGCTTGGGTTTTACCGAGAGGTCCCCACCCCCGAGCTGCTGAGGGAGGCCCAGCAGGTGTACCACACACTCGACTGGCCCCACCAGTATGACGATGACGGGGACCCCCTCCCCAGTCCACCATCCTCCTCCAGGGACGAGATCCTGAATCCCTCCGAGGCCCAAGAACTAGACGAACATGCATTACAG GCTCCGACTACTTACCTGGGTCAACATATCAGATACCTTGTGGAATATCTCATTCGACCAGCTATTAGTGATGTCCATAAAGCACGGGTCCTCACAAG GTGGTTGGGACGATGCATGAATGATGATTACCTTAAGTATCTTCCGAGAACAGAATGGAGTCATCCAGAGTCCGTTGCAGGATATATTTGGAAACTAAGGAAACGACACATGGACTATGACGAGTTCTTCCAAATCATCTGCAA ATATGCTGGTCTTAAGGCTCACAACATTGACGGGTGCGTAAGAAACACGATCAAATACGAAATAGGCAGTGACTTTATGGAGCAGAAAAAGAGCTGGACAGCAGTTTTACTGGACGGAAACTGGCGACTGTTGGACGTACGCTGGATTTGCGAGGCCGCTTATGGAGTCGCCAAAACCAACTGGAGACTCATTGAAGACGAAAAAGGGAAAGTGGATACCACAAAGGCCATTAAAGAAAACCGGAATACAATCAAGACGCAGTGTCGGTTCAGAGAGTTCTACTTTCTGACGGATCCAGAAATCTTTATTTATGATCATTTCCCTGATGACGACAAGTGGCAGTTGTTGGCGCGTAAGGTTTCCTACAAGGAAGCAAAGGAAATGGCAGCTTTAAGGGCAGACTTTTTCAGGAACAAAATGGTTCTTCGAACGCACCCCAAGAGTGTTATTGAAAGTGACGACGGGATTGTGAAGTTTGTTATCGGACTGCAAGAGGATTCACGAATGTCATTTGTTTACAAACTGTATAGGTCTAAGAGTAGCAAGGACCCGATTGATCCGTCCAGAAAAGAACTCGATAGGTACGTCTTCATGGAGAGAGACAGCGACGAGAGTGTGATCCGTGTGGAAATCCGATGCCCGGCAGAAGGAGAGTACCTTTTCGAGTTACACGGGAGTCAGAATGCCGAATCTTACCATGCTTTGCTTCTAACGTACTTTATCAGATGTACTGGGATAAAAGGAGTCATAACCCCACTTCCTCCAAACATCAGACAGGAATGGGGGCCGGGAGAAGACACGAGGGACATGGGCATGGTTCCCGTTACTCATAAAAAGGGACAAGTGGAAGCAGACGACGGAGATGCGGAGATTACCTTTACACTAGAGAAGGACCTTGAGTTCAAACACGACCTTGTCAAGGGTGTCGAGGATGAGTCCGTCACGGATGGTCACGTGGTACACACCATAGAAAACGGAAAGATGAACATCAGCCTGAGACTTCCATCACCTGGAGAGTATGCCCTGAACGTGATGGCGAAAGAAAAGTTTAAGAAGACGAGGTTCGCCCCGGCATGTAGCTATCTGATAAGTTGCGACGACGAGCCGCTACAGACTAAGCCATTGCCAAACATTGGCGGGGGCCATATTGGATCTAACGAAAAATTCCATGAACTGGGATTCAAAGAAGACAACGCCTGGACCTCTTATATAAATAATCTCGTCACGGGAGAATTCGCTATGCAGATTCATAAGCCCCACGATATCTTTGTTGCAGCAACATTGGAGCTTGAAGAAGGGAATAAATCCGAAACCTTTGACAATTATGTAATCTGTGATACCCAAGACAGCAAAGTCAAAGTTACAGCTCTATTCCCCAAAAGTGGCACTTACAAGCTAACGCTGTTTGCAAGGGTTGATACTGTACAAGACGAAAACAAGCACATTCCTATTTACACTAAAATAATCGAAGTCGTTTTGCCTACTTTGGCGGGAATGCCCTCTCCGATTCAATCCAGCATCCCAGACTGGTGTCATGGCTACCATCTCAAGGAACCAAGAAGCCTGTACTTAGCATCTGGAGAGATGACAAAGCTTTCTATATCTGTTCCGGAAGCTAACACTATAAAGGTTAAAGGTCACCCAGAATGTCATCTGAAACCTAACGACGAAGGTTATTGGGAAGGTTATCTCAAGACCGGACCACCAAGAAGCACCGTAGATCTCATGGCCAGCGAGTCCCCGCACGGCCAGCCATTTAAACTACTGTCATACCAG GTTGTTTCAAAAGAAGAACTTCTGCAAATCGAAGTTGAACAAGAGCAACTATTTCAGAGGGCATTAGACGAGCTTCAGACTCTTGAGGAAGAAA AGTATGCCCGGCTGCTCGTCAGATTGAAACAGGCAGCTAATGACAGGAACCGTCAGAAGATACAGAAGCTGTTGTACCGCGTCAAAGAGATAAAACCAGACAAAGTGGACGTGGAGATTGTCAGAGCGGAACGGGTGTTGCGGGAACTGGTCGAACAAGAAG AAAAAGACATTGCCAGGAAGGAGCTCAGAAAAGCGACGAGGATGTCCGATATACCCAGCCTGGAGGGAGCTCTCCTTAAGGTAAAGCGATTGAAACTTCCGGAGGAGGATGGGGACATCTCTGCAGCAGAGGAAGTACTGCAAACTCTCAGAG ACAAACGAGATGCCGCGCTAGGGAAGACGCGTGACAAGTCACAACAAACAACTGATTCACCTGCTCCATATTTCTATGGCAATCACAGTGGTGTGCACATTTATGTCATGCCCGATGGTCGCGTTCAGCACTCAGAGATGG CCCCAGATGTCAGCAGTCTGCATTCCAGTCGCTTGACGAGAGATGCTGATGTGCAAACTTTGGACAATTCTGCCGATGAAGAGATCAAGGAGGACTTCACGTACTTAGCTATGG ATTCCTCAACACCACGAAAAACGGGTAAAACGGACACATCAAAAGTACCAGAACTGTTACGCCAACATCTAAAGAAACGTCACTTAATGGAGGACGAAATCGACGCAGAGGAGATCGAGCCGTCTGCTCTAGGAGCTTTGTCTATGATTGACCAAGAAGAAAATGGAGACCGAT CGTACACAAGTCGTGGTACTGGGGGGTCTCGAACATGGAAATCTCGAGCAATGGACGTTTTCAAGAAATACTGGCATGTAATGAAGGAAAAATCCGAACTCACTCGTCAAACTCTCAACGACGACATTGAAAACGAGGTTCAAAGACTGAAGCACATTAACCAGATGTGTAGGAAGATGTCACGAGCTGCCCGGCGGATTGGACTGAGCTACAACAGTCTGATAGACAGCGAGCAGATGTTCCACGACATTCTGAACGAACCAAACGACCAGAATGACAGTCTGACGGAGGACTTCTGTAACACGTCTGCTCTACAGCAGGACGTCATAACAGTCGAAGAAGGACTCAAAT CTGCATTTGATGAGTTCGCCAAGAGCATGGACAATCTCTGCGCAGAACTTGTCACCAAGGCAGAACACACGGCCAGGGAACTTGAAAAAACAAG GTTGGAGATGGCGACAGAGGACTTGGTGGGCTACAGCTCCAAGAGTTCCTTGAGAAGCGACTCCGGCGTGGGTGGGTCTAGCTACAGAGACCATCCCGACTTCGTCAAGACGTCGTTCTACGCCGCTAAAAACACCATCCTGGAGGAGCTGCGGTCAACAAATGCGACGACG GAAGAGGATATCAGACGACAACTTTCCGCCCTGCAGAAGCAAATGGCCGACTATCACCATGGAAACACGTCATCCCATGGCGGGAATATCTCCGGAAATCATTCTGGATTGTTCTCCAATTCATGGAAAtattaa